From Loxodonta africana isolate mLoxAfr1 chromosome 2, mLoxAfr1.hap2, whole genome shotgun sequence, the proteins below share one genomic window:
- the SOX30 gene encoding transcription factor SOX-30 isoform X2 — protein sequence MERAKPEPPPQPRQLPRATPPRPLRPAPPPLPVEGTSFRTAAIEAPSSPPASSAAAIATVASSCREAPASGVQPAAHRLLEVKPEQVLLLPQTRDEATASPAQARLLQLRPELLLLQQPAASESAPCRPEMHPVQPRAVHVKAEKQEPGPGLEPSLGPRRVVEVGPRPSRVAKLEGPGSVVDSHRGDEKKGKSEAEEVMRDAGKGGEGKSLATVREGVIKTEERLREGCRLGSEPASNGLIHGSKEVILAQPAGGFGSHQQDLRLPLTLHTVLPGARIQFQGPPPSELIRLTKVPLTPVPIKMQSLLEPSVKIETKDVPLTVLPSDAGIPDTPFSKDRNGHVKRPMNAFMVWARIHRPALAKANPAANNAEISVQLGLEWNKLSEEQKKPYYDEAQKIKEKHREEFPGWVYQPRPGKRKRFPLSVSNVFSGTTQSIISTNPTTIYPYRSPTYSVVIPSLQNTITHPVARALIVGLLLAMEIFQVQCQNALVIMKTGTKNMRLSFQL from the exons ATGGAGAGAGCCAAGCCAGAGCCACCGCCTCAGCCACGCCAACTGCCGCGGGCGACCCCGCCGCGCCCGTTGCGCCCCGCTCCGCCCCCGCTGCCGGTCGAGGGTACCTCCTTTCGTACAGCGGCCATCGAGGCCCCTTCGTCGCCGCCGGCCTCGAGCGCCGCTGCCATTGCCACTGTGGCCTCGTCGTGCCGGGAGGCCCCGGCGTCGGGCGTACAACCTGCGGCACATCGCCTGCTGGAGGTGAAGCCGGAGCAGGTGCTGCTGCTGCCTCAGACTCGGGACGAAGCCACCGCTTCGCCTGCGCAGGCGCGATTGCTGCAGCTGAGGCCCGAGCTTCTGTTGCTGCAGCAGCCGGCAGCGTCCGAGAGCGCCCCCTGCAGGCCCGAAATGCACCCGGTGCAGCCCCGAGCGGTGCACGTCAAGGCCGAGAAGCAGGAGCCCGGACCCGGCTTGGAACCGTCGTTGGGGCCTCGGAGGGTCGTCGAGGTGGGACCCAGGCCTTCCAGAGTGGCCAAATTGGAAGGCCCCGGGTCGGTTGTCGACAGCCACCGAGGGGACGAGAAGAAGGGCAAGTCGGAGGCGGAGGAGGTCATGAGGGACGCGGGGAAAGGCGGTGAAGGCAAAAGTCTGGCGACCGTCAGAGAAGGAGTCATCAAAACCGAGGAGAGACTCCGCGAGGGCTGCAGGCTCGGCTCAGAGCCCGCGTCCAATGGCTTGATCCATGGCAGCAAGGAGGTCATCCTGGCCCAGCCGGCCGGTGGTTTTGGGTCGCACCAGCAAGACCTTAGGCTCCCTTTGACTCTCCACACCGTCCTTCCTGGGGCCCGGATCCAGTTTCAGGGACCTCCACCTTCAGAACTGATACGATTGACCAAGGTCCCCCTGACACCAGTGCCTATTAAAATGCAGTCCTTACTGGAGCCTTCTGTAAAAATTGAAACCAAAGATGTCCCACTCACCGTGCTTCCCTCAGATGCAG GAATACCAGATACTCCCTTCAGTAAGGACAGAAATGGTCACGTGAAGCGACCCATGAATGCATTTATGGTTTGGGCAAGGATCCACCGGCCAGCACTAGCCAAAGCTAACCCAGCAGCCAACAATGCAGAAATCAGTGTCCAGCTTGGGTTAGAGTGGAACAAACTTAGTgaagaacaaaagaaaccctatTATGATGAAGCACAAAAGATTAAAGAAAAGCACAGAGAGGAATTTCCTG GTTGGGTTTATCAGCCTCGTCCAGGGAAGCGAAAACGCTTCCCTCTAAGTGTTTCCAATGTATTTTCTGGTACCACACAGAGTATCATCTCTACAAATCCCACAACAATTTATCCTTATCGCTCACCTACCTACTCTGTGGTTATTCCCAGCCTACAGAACACCATCACTCATCCAGTTG